From the genome of Ziziphus jujuba cultivar Dongzao chromosome 6, ASM3175591v1, one region includes:
- the LOC107430319 gene encoding 2-oxoglutarate-Fe(II) type oxidoreductase hxnY isoform X1 has protein sequence MEEALKLPIIDLSSPDRSSTASTLRQACIEYGFFYVVNHGVEEELTGRLFEESKKFFSLPLEEKMKLFRKEHRGYTALFGEKLDPYSASKGDCKESYYIGPLEDIYSPTKLNQWPSQESLPSWRATMESFYSKVFSAGKRLLSLIALALDLNEDFFEKVGNLDRSAAFLRLLHYPGGSVDSGEEIYGASAHSDYGMVTLLVSDGVRGLQVCREKSKQPWVWEDVPHINGAFIVNIGDMMERWTNCLFRSTLHRVMPFGKERYSVAFFLDPNEDCVVECIESCCNESSPPRFPPIRSGDYMKERFRLTYGS, from the exons ATGGAGGAGGCTCTGAAGCTGCCTATTATAGACTTGTCTTCACCGGACCGCTCCTCCACCGCCAGTACACTTCGTCAG gCATGTATAGAGTACGGATTCTTCTATGTTGTGAATCATGGTGTGGAAGAGGAGCTAACTGGGAGATTGTTTGAGGAAAGCAAGAAGTTTTTCTCGCTTCCTTTAGAGGAGAAGATGAAATTGTTTCGCAAGGAGCATAGAGGCTATACTGCTCTCTTTGGCGAGAAACTTGACCCCTACTCTGCTTCCAAAG GTGACTGTAAAGAGAGCTATTATATTGGTCCTTTGGAAGACATTTACAGTCCTACAAAATTGAATCAATGGCCGTCTCAAG AAAGTCTACCCAGCTGGAGAGCTACAATGGAATCCTTTTATAGCAAAGTTTT TTCAGCTGGAAAAAGATTGCTTTCTCTGATTGCCCTGGCTTTGGACCTGAATGAAGACTTTTTCGAGAAAGTTGGAAACTTGGATCGATCAGCAGCGTTTCTTCGCCTATTGCACTATCCAG GTGGATCTGTAGATTCTGGGGAAGAAATATACGGCGCCTCTGCTCACTCAGATTATGGAATGGTCACTCTCCTTGTATCTGATGGTGTTCGAGGACTTCAG GTTTGTAGGGAAAAATCTAAACAACCTTGGGTCTGGGAAGATGTTCCCCATATAAATGG GGCATTCATTGTTAACATTGGGGACATGATGGAGAGGTGGACCAACTGTTTATTCAG GTCCACACTACATAGAGTGATGCCATTTGGAAAAGAACGCTACTCT GTGGCTTTCTTCTTAGATCCCAATGAAGATTGTGTGGTGGAATGCATAGAGAGTTGTTGTAACGAGTCATCTCCCCCAag ATTTCCCCCTATTCGGAGTGGTGACTACATGAAAGAGCGCTTCAGGCTTACATATGGCTCCTAG
- the LOC107430319 gene encoding 2-oxoglutarate-Fe(II) type oxidoreductase hxnY isoform X2 → MEEALKLPIIDLSSPDRSSTASTLRQACIEYGFFYVVNHGVEEELTGRLFEESKKFFSLPLEEKMKLFRKEHRGYTALFGEKLDPYSASKGDCKESYYIGPLEDIYSPTKLNQWPSQVQKVYPAGELQWNPFIAKFSGKRLLSLIALALDLNEDFFEKVGNLDRSAAFLRLLHYPGGSVDSGEEIYGASAHSDYGMVTLLVSDGVRGLQVCREKSKQPWVWEDVPHINGAFIVNIGDMMERWTNCLFRSTLHRVMPFGKERYSVAFFLDPNEDCVVECIESCCNESSPPRFPPIRSGDYMKERFRLTYGS, encoded by the exons ATGGAGGAGGCTCTGAAGCTGCCTATTATAGACTTGTCTTCACCGGACCGCTCCTCCACCGCCAGTACACTTCGTCAG gCATGTATAGAGTACGGATTCTTCTATGTTGTGAATCATGGTGTGGAAGAGGAGCTAACTGGGAGATTGTTTGAGGAAAGCAAGAAGTTTTTCTCGCTTCCTTTAGAGGAGAAGATGAAATTGTTTCGCAAGGAGCATAGAGGCTATACTGCTCTCTTTGGCGAGAAACTTGACCCCTACTCTGCTTCCAAAG GTGACTGTAAAGAGAGCTATTATATTGGTCCTTTGGAAGACATTTACAGTCCTACAAAATTGAATCAATGGCCGTCTCAAG TACAGAAAGTCTACCCAGCTGGAGAGCTACAATGGAATCCTTTTATAGCAAAGTTTT CTGGAAAAAGATTGCTTTCTCTGATTGCCCTGGCTTTGGACCTGAATGAAGACTTTTTCGAGAAAGTTGGAAACTTGGATCGATCAGCAGCGTTTCTTCGCCTATTGCACTATCCAG GTGGATCTGTAGATTCTGGGGAAGAAATATACGGCGCCTCTGCTCACTCAGATTATGGAATGGTCACTCTCCTTGTATCTGATGGTGTTCGAGGACTTCAG GTTTGTAGGGAAAAATCTAAACAACCTTGGGTCTGGGAAGATGTTCCCCATATAAATGG GGCATTCATTGTTAACATTGGGGACATGATGGAGAGGTGGACCAACTGTTTATTCAG GTCCACACTACATAGAGTGATGCCATTTGGAAAAGAACGCTACTCT GTGGCTTTCTTCTTAGATCCCAATGAAGATTGTGTGGTGGAATGCATAGAGAGTTGTTGTAACGAGTCATCTCCCCCAag ATTTCCCCCTATTCGGAGTGGTGACTACATGAAAGAGCGCTTCAGGCTTACATATGGCTCCTAG